Proteins encoded in a region of the Paenibacillus sp. W2I17 genome:
- a CDS encoding TadE/TadG family type IV pilus assembly protein — protein sequence MNSSNNKFKKEEGSFTVEASLIFPVVLFILVLLLFFTMYMYQKTFLNQHAYAASERAAYSWDNSHKQAMTGEYVAGEHDNLYWRLTDDRMLGALFGWAGADNQVSVSIPAGEGGNLSEQKLAQAVQHMPSAMKGTIEFQNSLIQRKVTTKLEQVISLPLPSFLFDSGNRVLTQGSSAVVEPVEFIRTVDLVRYYAAKFKGKGGAATSTAAEAGQVVQHFGKSKK from the coding sequence ATGAATTCTTCGAATAACAAGTTCAAAAAGGAAGAAGGGAGCTTCACCGTTGAAGCCTCCCTGATCTTCCCTGTTGTGCTGTTTATTCTTGTGTTGTTGCTTTTCTTTACCATGTACATGTATCAAAAGACATTCCTGAATCAACATGCCTATGCAGCTTCCGAACGTGCAGCCTATAGCTGGGACAACAGCCACAAACAGGCGATGACAGGTGAATATGTTGCTGGAGAACATGACAATCTGTATTGGAGACTGACGGACGATCGTATGCTTGGAGCGCTGTTTGGCTGGGCGGGAGCGGATAATCAGGTTAGCGTTTCTATACCTGCTGGTGAAGGCGGCAATCTCTCGGAACAGAAATTAGCACAAGCGGTGCAACATATGCCCTCAGCTATGAAAGGAACGATTGAGTTTCAGAATTCTCTGATTCAGCGGAAAGTAACAACCAAGCTGGAACAAGTAATTTCTTTGCCTCTTCCTTCTTTTTTGTTCGATTCAGGTAACCGTGTCCTCACTCAAGGATCGTCCGCAGTTGTTGAACCGGTTGAATTCATTCGAACGGTCGATCTGGTCCGTTATTACGCAGCCAAGTTTAAAGGAAAAGGCGGTGCAGCGACCAGTACAGCGGCAGA
- a CDS encoding Flp1 family type IVb pilin: MMEVLKNKVSAFWKEEDGLGTLELILIIGVIIIIALIFKDQIKKLVERLLTNVSNKSNEFFE, translated from the coding sequence ATGATGGAAGTGTTAAAAAACAAGGTAAGCGCATTTTGGAAAGAAGAGGACGGGCTCGGCACGTTGGAGCTGATTCTGATTATCGGGGTTATTATCATTATTGCTTTGATTTTTAAAGACCAAATTAAAAAATTGGTAGAAAGACTGTTAACTAATGTGAGTAATAAAAGTAATGAATTCTTCGAATAA
- a CDS encoding type II secretion system F family protein, with translation MLLPVIVAGILGAGWLVLDRTRGQTYRHLRKLDMEGLRLKKLHGPFLFILDKFEIGRRLPVLMFRMQHAIQKMYGIQHSGEKTMLYCAEMLTYTWLMLLLGCLLSLVGDMGIGGMVGGLALGAALPFALYKDLNTKVQRRDQDILMELPEMLNRIVLLVGAGETVQRAIVHCVTSQGERNHPLYNELRKTVGDWNNGYSFQQSFEQFSRRCGVQEVTIFTTTVLLNFRRGGGDFVLALRDLSHVLWEKRKAVSRAKGEQASSKLVFPMVLIFFTIVVMIGAPAFMMMNM, from the coding sequence ATGCTGCTTCCCGTTATAGTCGCAGGGATACTCGGAGCGGGATGGCTGGTGCTGGATCGAACCCGGGGGCAGACCTACCGGCATCTGCGCAAGCTGGATATGGAAGGATTACGACTGAAAAAATTGCATGGCCCCTTCCTGTTTATATTGGACAAGTTTGAGATTGGACGCAGATTGCCTGTGCTCATGTTTCGGATGCAACATGCCATTCAGAAAATGTATGGCATACAGCACAGTGGAGAGAAAACGATGCTGTATTGCGCCGAAATGTTGACCTATACGTGGCTCATGCTGCTGCTGGGCTGCCTGTTATCACTCGTTGGAGATATGGGCATCGGAGGTATGGTGGGTGGGCTCGCGCTCGGTGCAGCGTTGCCTTTTGCGCTCTACAAAGACCTTAATACAAAGGTGCAGCGAAGAGACCAGGATATTCTTATGGAACTGCCTGAGATGCTGAACCGAATTGTACTGCTGGTTGGCGCAGGGGAGACCGTGCAACGTGCCATCGTTCACTGTGTGACAAGCCAGGGGGAACGGAATCATCCGTTGTACAACGAACTCAGAAAGACGGTGGGAGATTGGAATAATGGTTACTCGTTTCAACAATCATTTGAACAGTTCAGTCGCCGCTGCGGTGTTCAAGAAGTGACGATTTTTACGACAACAGTGCTGCTGAATTTCCGGCGTGGGGGAGGTGACTTTGTATTGGCGCTGCGGGATCTGTCACATGTGTTGTGGGAGAAACGCAAGGCTGTCAGTCGGGCGAAGGGAGAACAGGCTTCTTCCAAACTGGTGTTTCCGATGGTACTGATCTTTTTTACGATTGTGGTCATGATCGGGGCACCTGCTTTTATGATGATGAATATGTAG
- a CDS encoding type II secretion system F family protein translates to MLTDYTVYALSRRQRMVCMLISGLLFFGIGILFYHHWLAGAILAAGCIWVPKHWTKVLLERKRMTLSLHFKQALYALSSALAAGKSVENGFKESVEDLRMLNPEADTDLIREFTILRTRMEYGQPIEEALQDFSDRAQIEDITNFADVFITCKRTGGDLVEVVRRTSAVIGEKLDIQQDIMVAVSQKKFESKVMFAAPFIFLIFLNLTAKDFMEPLYSGMGYLISSGALAVLACCYLWINRIMDIKV, encoded by the coding sequence ATGTTGACGGATTACACCGTATATGCGCTTTCCCGGAGACAACGAATGGTCTGTATGCTGATTAGTGGTCTGCTGTTTTTTGGCATCGGAATTCTGTTCTACCATCACTGGTTGGCTGGAGCGATCCTGGCTGCGGGTTGCATATGGGTACCAAAACATTGGACTAAAGTGCTGTTGGAACGAAAAAGAATGACACTCAGTTTACATTTTAAGCAAGCATTATATGCATTATCTTCGGCACTGGCAGCAGGAAAATCGGTGGAAAATGGATTCAAGGAATCCGTAGAGGATCTGCGGATGTTGAACCCGGAAGCGGATACCGATCTGATTCGTGAGTTCACGATATTGCGGACACGGATGGAGTATGGACAACCAATTGAAGAGGCACTACAGGATTTTTCGGATCGGGCGCAGATTGAAGATATTACGAACTTTGCAGATGTGTTCATTACGTGCAAACGAACTGGCGGGGATCTGGTTGAAGTTGTGCGTCGTACCTCTGCGGTGATTGGTGAGAAGCTGGACATTCAGCAGGATATTATGGTCGCGGTATCGCAGAAAAAGTTTGAATCAAAGGTAATGTTTGCCGCTCCATTTATTTTTCTGATATTTCTCAATCTGACCGCCAAGGACTTTATGGAGCCGTTATATAGCGGGATGGGGTACCTCATCTCTAGTGGTGCCTTGGCAGTACTCGCCTGCTGTTATCTGTGGATTAATCGCATTATGGATATCAAAGTATAA
- a CDS encoding CpaF family protein: protein MTDSSNKILDREEQFQMMRREVRAGLDLTSSAGDDELWQGIERKVLTDPKLDDLTSGERHTLVQRLFDSFRGLDILQPLVDHPDITEIMINSHKEIFVEQEGEVSQITLEFESRERLEDIIQMIVSGVNRIVNESSPIVDARLKDGSRVNIVLPPIALKGPTMTIRKFPSEPMKMSDLIEKGALHEEAAELLQQLVRSKYNIFIGGGTGSGKTTFLNALSQFIPADERIITIEDSAELQIVTVPNLVSLETRNANTEGKGQISIRDLIKSSLRMRPNRIVIGEVRGAEALDMLQAMNTGHDGSLSTGHANTISDMISRLETMVLSGADLPIAVVRQQISSAIDIFVHLSRLRDRSRRVTEISEVIGMQDGEVMLNPLFRFQEQEERGGKIIGGLVQVGKLNQVDKIQMAGLGKWLDEYIEQYSVGIGSSDNNVN from the coding sequence ATGACGGATTCATCCAATAAAATACTGGATCGTGAAGAACAGTTTCAGATGATGCGCAGGGAAGTCAGGGCTGGCCTCGATTTAACCTCTTCCGCAGGAGATGATGAACTGTGGCAGGGGATAGAACGCAAAGTTCTCACTGACCCGAAGCTGGATGATCTGACCTCAGGAGAGCGTCATACGCTGGTACAGCGATTGTTTGACTCCTTTCGTGGATTGGATATTCTGCAACCGCTTGTGGATCATCCCGATATTACGGAGATTATGATCAATAGTCACAAGGAGATTTTTGTGGAGCAGGAAGGTGAAGTCAGCCAGATCACCCTTGAATTCGAGTCCAGGGAACGGCTCGAGGATATTATCCAGATGATTGTGTCCGGGGTAAACCGAATTGTGAATGAATCTTCTCCAATTGTAGATGCCCGTTTAAAGGATGGTTCGCGGGTTAATATCGTGTTGCCGCCTATTGCCTTGAAAGGTCCCACGATGACGATTCGTAAATTCCCCAGTGAACCGATGAAGATGTCCGATCTGATTGAGAAGGGTGCCCTGCATGAAGAGGCGGCAGAATTATTGCAGCAGTTGGTACGGAGCAAATACAACATCTTCATTGGAGGTGGAACCGGATCGGGAAAAACGACCTTTCTGAACGCATTATCACAGTTCATCCCTGCCGATGAGCGGATTATTACCATTGAGGATTCGGCTGAGTTACAGATTGTTACGGTACCCAATCTGGTATCACTGGAAACGCGGAATGCAAACACCGAAGGCAAGGGACAGATATCTATTCGGGATCTGATCAAATCTTCCTTACGGATGCGTCCGAACCGGATTGTGATTGGGGAAGTCAGGGGCGCAGAAGCGCTGGATATGTTACAGGCCATGAACACAGGACATGATGGAAGCTTATCAACTGGGCACGCCAATACTATCTCGGACATGATCAGCAGACTTGAAACGATGGTGCTCAGCGGTGCGGATCTTCCGATTGCGGTTGTACGGCAGCAGATTAGTTCAGCAATCGATATTTTCGTACATCTGTCCCGGCTACGAGACCGCTCACGGCGGGTGACAGAGATTAGTGAAGTGATTGGCATGCAGGACGGTGAGGTTATGCTGAATCCACTGTTTCGTTTCCAGGAACAAGAAGAGCGTGGAGGCAAAATTATTGGAGGGTTAGTACAGGTTGGAAAGTTGAATCAGGTGGATAAAATTCAGATGGCTGGGCTCGGGAAATGGCTGGATGAATACATAGAACAATATAGTGTTGGAATAGGTTCATCAGATAACAACGTGAATTAA
- a CDS encoding ParA family protein, which yields MNKQEGRELPDLVIAEPEFLNDWLNNGGEVSGVPWLMLSEGMEEVDEAKRLMKYQPLPALLDAVMHACRQPRRKKVHHPGQETLSIGVVSASGGSGKTAVALHMAKQLGLAGYAVLYLNLETLDSTLPFLEKGLTRSGQRHPDAETGLSRLLYDLKVGRKESGKQLQVQSKGVDGYVVRHEALKSDVFWPLSNRKELLQMTREDTSNLLRYLTDCGQYDVLILDGDSGWDGRSEGVLDAADAFVWLVEDDISAMHRWGQWLQHAERTKPDLYESMLDRSRFVVNKYRDNVVNALPRPDLHLDAVLPYIPSWKQLSQEEVMLSSPIFQREVKRLCAMLVQDGEEELKQTGRIQKQDRWAL from the coding sequence ATGAATAAGCAAGAAGGTAGAGAATTACCGGATCTGGTTATTGCGGAACCGGAGTTTCTGAATGACTGGCTGAATAACGGGGGAGAAGTATCAGGTGTACCTTGGCTAATGCTTAGTGAAGGGATGGAAGAGGTGGATGAGGCCAAGCGGCTGATGAAATATCAACCCTTGCCTGCTTTGCTGGATGCTGTGATGCATGCTTGCCGGCAGCCACGCCGTAAGAAGGTTCACCATCCGGGGCAAGAGACTCTCTCCATCGGTGTAGTATCCGCTTCGGGTGGAAGTGGCAAAACGGCAGTAGCCCTGCATATGGCGAAGCAATTGGGACTTGCAGGATATGCTGTTCTTTATCTGAATCTGGAGACGCTGGACAGTACGCTCCCGTTTCTGGAAAAGGGACTAACTAGAAGTGGGCAGCGTCACCCGGATGCGGAGACGGGATTGTCACGCCTGTTATACGATCTGAAGGTGGGCAGAAAGGAATCCGGCAAGCAGTTACAGGTGCAATCGAAGGGCGTAGATGGATATGTGGTCCGGCATGAAGCACTGAAATCCGATGTGTTCTGGCCATTATCGAATCGGAAAGAACTGTTGCAAATGACTCGTGAGGATACGTCGAATCTGCTTCGTTATTTAACGGATTGTGGACAGTATGACGTGCTGATTCTGGATGGGGATTCCGGTTGGGATGGGCGCAGTGAAGGGGTGCTGGATGCAGCAGATGCATTTGTCTGGCTGGTTGAGGATGATATATCTGCCATGCATCGATGGGGACAATGGTTACAGCATGCTGAGCGTACGAAGCCAGACCTGTACGAAAGTATGCTGGATCGTTCACGATTTGTGGTTAACAAATATCGGGACAATGTCGTCAATGCACTCCCACGCCCTGATCTGCATCTGGATGCAGTGTTGCCTTACATCCCTTCTTGGAAACAACTCAGTCAGGAGGAAGTCATGCTTAGTTCTCCGATCTTCCAACGTGAAGTGAAGAGATTATGTGCCATGCTGGTACAAGATGGCGAAGAAGAATTGAAGCAGACGGGACGAATTCAGAAGCAGGATCGGTGGGCACTATGA
- a CDS encoding VOC family protein, producing the protein MIEYAHIHHVSLAVRDLEIAKKFYSGLLGMQEIERPPFRSTGTWYAIGSQQLHLLQHPEGHTLREAGIDTTDGHFAIWVTSYSGTIAWLEQQGIEYEARPDSVAGFAQIFVLDPDRNIIEFDSPYNS; encoded by the coding sequence ATGATTGAATATGCGCACATCCACCATGTAAGTCTGGCTGTACGTGATCTGGAAATCGCGAAGAAATTCTATTCGGGGTTACTGGGAATGCAGGAGATTGAACGTCCGCCTTTCCGCTCCACAGGTACATGGTATGCCATCGGTAGCCAGCAGCTTCATCTGTTACAGCACCCGGAGGGTCACACGTTACGTGAGGCTGGGATTGATACTACAGACGGTCACTTTGCGATCTGGGTCACCAGTTATTCAGGGACTATAGCCTGGCTGGAGCAGCAGGGAATTGAGTATGAAGCGAGACCTGACAGTGTGGCTGGATTCGCGCAGATTTTTGTACTTGATCCGGACCGTAACATTATTGAGTTCGATTCACCGTATAACTCTTAA
- a CDS encoding DUF6612 family protein encodes MKKWTTLFIGALLAVSLAACGNDTDNTATPPATNNETSNEGNTPAEQETKVPTLDELITKTNAATKEMKSFTTEANIDQNLKLDAGEQSQDQQVKTSLKMDIIKDPMMIYQEMKMEMSGQEAQNVKQYITSDKIYSQVGDQWVAIPEAQTKELIEQMKASMNPEGELEQFKKIEEDTEVTEEGDNYVINADVSGDNVKELAKAVMEQNGSDAQMQAMLDQMNITSMKMKYMINKETYLPASTDVTMVMEMEQNGQKMTMDMKMNSTFSNQDQVEEIKIPQEALDSAK; translated from the coding sequence TTGAAGAAGTGGACTACATTATTTATCGGGGCATTATTAGCAGTGAGCTTGGCAGCATGCGGTAACGATACAGATAATACGGCAACGCCGCCAGCGACTAACAACGAAACATCTAACGAGGGTAATACACCTGCGGAGCAGGAAACAAAGGTCCCTACCCTGGACGAATTGATTACCAAAACCAATGCAGCAACGAAAGAAATGAAAAGCTTCACAACTGAAGCAAATATTGATCAGAATCTGAAACTGGATGCTGGTGAACAGTCCCAGGATCAACAGGTTAAAACATCGCTCAAGATGGATATTATCAAAGATCCAATGATGATCTATCAAGAGATGAAAATGGAAATGTCGGGACAGGAAGCTCAGAACGTGAAGCAGTATATCACTTCGGATAAAATCTACTCTCAAGTTGGGGATCAATGGGTTGCGATTCCTGAAGCTCAAACCAAGGAACTGATTGAGCAGATGAAGGCAAGCATGAATCCGGAAGGTGAATTGGAGCAATTCAAAAAGATTGAAGAAGATACTGAAGTGACCGAAGAAGGCGACAATTATGTGATTAACGCTGACGTATCCGGTGATAATGTGAAGGAACTAGCGAAAGCCGTGATGGAGCAGAACGGATCGGATGCCCAGATGCAAGCCATGCTTGATCAGATGAATATCACTAGCATGAAGATGAAATACATGATCAACAAAGAAACCTACCTGCCTGCAAGTACGGACGTAACCATGGTCATGGAGATGGAACAGAATGGGCAGAAAATGACGATGGACATGAAGATGAACAGTACATTTTCTAATCAAGATCAAGTGGAAGAGATTAAGATTCCACAAGAAGCATTGGATAGCGCTAAATAA
- a CDS encoding thiol-disulfide oxidoreductase DCC family protein: protein MTANQTDVHQGHPIVLVDGVCHFCQGLTKWIIKRDPEGKYHFASLQSDVAKELLAKGNLSTDSMDTFVLIENGKYYTRSTAALRLAKGLKFPYPLLYVFIIVPKFIRNAVYNMVARNRYRWFGKDEACMLPTPEIKDRFL from the coding sequence ATGACAGCAAATCAAACAGATGTGCATCAGGGACATCCCATCGTACTGGTGGATGGCGTCTGTCACTTCTGCCAGGGCTTAACCAAATGGATTATCAAGCGTGACCCGGAAGGAAAATATCATTTTGCATCGCTTCAATCGGATGTAGCCAAGGAACTGCTGGCGAAGGGCAATTTGTCGACAGACAGTATGGATACCTTTGTTCTGATTGAAAATGGAAAATACTATACACGTTCAACCGCCGCACTGCGATTGGCCAAAGGTCTGAAGTTTCCTTATCCATTATTATATGTATTCATTATTGTACCGAAATTCATTCGTAATGCGGTCTATAACATGGTGGCACGCAACCGTTATCGCTGGTTTGGCAAGGATGAAGCGTGCATGTTGCCTACACCGGAGATCAAAGATCGATTTTTGTGA
- a CDS encoding zinc ribbon domain-containing protein, whose translation MSIEEMIERRFVCTKCRGTDCNIKEVSMSGAGLSKMFDIQHNHYLFVACASCGYVEVFDPDVLKGKKQGQVGTILDILFGG comes from the coding sequence ATGAGTATTGAAGAGATGATCGAGCGGCGATTTGTGTGTACAAAATGCAGGGGCACGGATTGTAACATTAAGGAAGTTTCCATGTCAGGAGCAGGCCTGAGCAAGATGTTTGATATACAGCATAACCACTACCTGTTCGTGGCTTGTGCTTCCTGCGGGTATGTTGAGGTATTTGATCCGGATGTTTTGAAAGGGAAAAAACAGGGGCAGGTCGGGACTATTCTGGATATTCTGTTTGGCGGGTAG
- a CDS encoding organic hydroperoxide resistance protein, with the protein MEALYTAVATVKGGRTGSVTSSDGVLKHDLKMPKELGGSGGEGTNPEQLFAAGYGACYESALANVARKAGVKLEDVVVTSNVSIGKDPADDGFQLSVRLDVSMPGVDHSQAEELARKAHDFCPYSKATRGNIDVVLNVV; encoded by the coding sequence ATGGAAGCTTTATATACAGCAGTAGCGACAGTTAAAGGTGGACGTACAGGTTCTGTGACTTCTTCGGATGGCGTGCTTAAGCATGATCTGAAAATGCCAAAAGAGCTTGGTGGCTCCGGTGGTGAAGGTACTAACCCTGAGCAGCTTTTTGCCGCTGGATATGGAGCATGTTATGAAAGTGCCCTTGCCAATGTAGCGCGCAAAGCAGGTGTGAAATTGGAGGATGTGGTTGTTACAAGTAACGTATCCATTGGTAAAGACCCTGCGGATGACGGTTTCCAGCTGTCTGTTCGTCTGGACGTTAGCATGCCTGGTGTAGATCACAGTCAAGCAGAGGAACTGGCCCGCAAGGCGCATGATTTCTGTCCATATTCCAAAGCAACACGCGGCAACATTGATGTTGTTTTAAACGTAGTCTAA
- a CDS encoding Nramp family divalent metal transporter has product MAPSLGEAHSSMKVPQNAAWWKKFLAFVGPGYLVAVGYMDPGNWATDIAGGSQFGYTLLSVILLSNLMAVVLQSLAGKLGIVTGRDLAQACRERFSMPVVMMLWILCELAIAATDLAEVIGSAIALKLLFNIPMLYGVIITAVDVLLILVLQNKGFRALETLVIVLMATIALCFGIDLFLAKPDMGGVLHGFVPNVEILQNPAMLYIAIGIIGATVMPHNLYLHSSIVQTRQIEQTPQGKKEAIRYSTMDSTIALTLALFINAAILIVSAAVFHSAGMTQVAEIADAYHLLTPLLGTTVASILFGVALLASGQNSTLTGTLAGQIVMEGFLNIRIPAWLRRLVTRLIAIIPAVIVTAIAGEHGTEELLILSQVVLSLQLPFAVIPLVMFTSDKKSMGAFANKLWLKIISWVIAAIIVVLNVYLIIQTIRLF; this is encoded by the coding sequence ATGGCCCCTTCCCTTGGAGAAGCACATAGTTCCATGAAAGTTCCGCAGAATGCTGCATGGTGGAAGAAATTCCTCGCCTTTGTAGGCCCAGGATACCTCGTTGCCGTAGGTTACATGGATCCCGGGAATTGGGCAACAGATATCGCAGGCGGCTCGCAGTTCGGGTATACCTTGTTATCCGTTATCCTGTTATCAAACCTGATGGCCGTTGTCCTTCAGTCGCTGGCTGGCAAGCTCGGCATCGTCACTGGACGGGATCTGGCTCAAGCCTGTCGTGAACGATTCAGCATGCCTGTTGTCATGATGTTATGGATTCTGTGTGAGCTTGCCATTGCAGCCACCGATCTGGCTGAAGTCATTGGTTCTGCCATCGCGTTAAAGCTGTTATTTAACATTCCTATGTTATACGGCGTTATCATCACAGCAGTTGATGTACTCCTGATTCTTGTACTGCAAAACAAAGGCTTCCGCGCCTTGGAGACTCTCGTCATTGTGCTGATGGCAACCATCGCCCTCTGCTTCGGGATTGATCTGTTTCTGGCAAAACCGGATATGGGCGGTGTTCTCCATGGTTTTGTACCAAATGTTGAGATTCTGCAAAACCCGGCTATGCTCTATATTGCCATTGGTATTATTGGAGCAACCGTGATGCCGCATAATCTGTACCTGCATTCTTCCATTGTGCAGACCCGTCAGATCGAACAGACACCACAGGGCAAAAAAGAAGCCATTCGGTACTCGACCATGGATTCTACAATCGCGCTGACACTGGCCCTGTTCATCAATGCAGCCATCCTGATTGTATCTGCTGCTGTATTCCACAGTGCTGGTATGACGCAGGTTGCCGAGATCGCAGATGCCTACCATCTGCTGACACCTCTATTGGGTACTACGGTTGCAAGTATTCTGTTCGGTGTGGCGCTGTTAGCATCAGGTCAGAACTCTACCCTTACAGGTACACTCGCTGGGCAAATAGTTATGGAAGGTTTCCTGAACATTCGAATTCCGGCTTGGCTGCGCAGACTGGTCACACGTCTGATCGCCATCATCCCGGCGGTAATTGTGACAGCCATTGCAGGAGAACACGGCACAGAAGAACTGCTCATTTTGAGCCAGGTCGTGCTGTCGCTACAATTGCCCTTTGCTGTAATTCCCCTGGTGATGTTCACGAGTGATAAAAAAAGCATGGGTGCATTCGCCAACAAATTGTGGCTCAAAATCATCTCATGGGTCATTGCCGCGATTATCGTTGTGCTGAATGTATATCTGATCATTCAGACGATTCGGTTATTCTAA
- a CDS encoding HAD family hydrolase: MPDVGGLKWLFFDVGDTLVDEWEPVDDIIGQFVREACALGYPVTIEAVRELFANCYQKYEQWPMRVAIRTFVEDEGHQKQIQDKLKFQKDLERPFPSADYVLQQLSRHYHIGIIANQSPGTEERLESYGLRKYVDVLACSAEEGVSKPDPELYAVALKQAGCEPEEAVMIGDRIDNDIIPARKLGMRTIRIMQGYGRFQPELSDDKRADWTVDSLDQLLPLLIPNQD; the protein is encoded by the coding sequence GTGCCGGATGTAGGTGGATTGAAATGGTTGTTTTTTGATGTTGGAGATACACTGGTAGATGAATGGGAGCCGGTTGATGATATTATCGGACAGTTCGTCCGTGAAGCTTGTGCTTTGGGGTATCCGGTGACAATTGAGGCGGTACGCGAACTGTTCGCGAACTGTTACCAGAAATATGAGCAATGGCCTATGAGAGTGGCGATTCGCACATTTGTTGAAGACGAGGGACACCAGAAACAGATTCAGGACAAGCTGAAATTTCAAAAAGATCTTGAACGTCCTTTTCCTTCAGCGGATTACGTTCTTCAGCAGTTGTCACGGCATTATCACATTGGCATTATTGCCAATCAGAGTCCTGGAACGGAAGAGAGACTGGAGAGTTACGGACTGCGGAAGTATGTTGATGTTCTGGCCTGCTCGGCTGAAGAAGGAGTGTCCAAGCCAGACCCTGAGTTATACGCTGTAGCCTTGAAGCAGGCCGGTTGTGAACCAGAGGAAGCCGTCATGATCGGCGATCGGATCGATAACGACATTATACCTGCTCGGAAGCTGGGCATGCGTACGATTCGAATTATGCAGGGTTACGGAAGATTCCAGCCAGAACTATCGGATGACAAACGTGCGGATTGGACTGTGGATTCATTGGATCAGCTCCTGCCGTTACTGATACCAAATCAGGATTAG
- a CDS encoding glutathione peroxidase: protein MTVYDYKVNTLRGQEVEMSDYRDKVLLIVNTASSCGLTPQFKGLQELQDKFQDAPFEVLGFPSNQFAQEKGSSDDIAEFCQMNYGVSFPMFEKIDVNGSSAHPLFQHLSTEAPGLLGSKAIKWNFTKFLVDQNGQVIKRYAPKTTPDKIEEDIKNLLQK from the coding sequence ATGACAGTCTACGATTACAAAGTGAATACACTTCGCGGTCAAGAAGTTGAAATGTCCGACTACCGTGACAAAGTGCTCCTGATTGTGAATACGGCAAGCTCATGTGGCCTTACCCCTCAATTCAAAGGTCTACAAGAACTGCAAGACAAGTTTCAAGATGCTCCATTTGAAGTTCTTGGTTTCCCAAGCAACCAGTTTGCACAGGAAAAAGGATCTTCCGACGATATTGCCGAGTTCTGTCAGATGAATTATGGCGTGAGTTTCCCCATGTTTGAGAAAATTGATGTGAACGGCTCAAGCGCTCACCCTCTTTTCCAACACCTTAGCACAGAAGCTCCTGGCCTGCTCGGCTCCAAAGCAATCAAATGGAATTTCACCAAATTCCTCGTGGATCAGAACGGACAGGTCATTAAACGTTATGCTCCCAAAACAACACCGGACAAGATTGAAGAAGATATCAAGAATTTGCTGCAAAAATAA